From a single Candidatus Microthrix subdominans genomic region:
- a CDS encoding ABC transporter substrate-binding protein gives MEFSGNGEPTEASYGVLQFGTTDCEDTTECLDDSKTQFIVATAPEEADVDQVAVEGTREGNGTLEIGSLLPKTGSLAFLGPPEFAGVDLAVQEMNEAGGVLGNDVVHIEGDSGDTENGVAPKTVSTLLAKDVDAIIGAASSSVSLSVIDTIVNAGVIMFSPANTSKEFSDYNDKGLYFRNAPSDILQGSVLADVILEDGHQAVFILALNDDYGTGLADDLQKSLEAGGAEVVGKEIYDPKATDFSDIVGKAKSADPDAVALIGFDESSKILSTMIEQGIGPSAVPVYGVDGNMGNALAENFEAGK, from the coding sequence TTGGAGTTCTCGGGCAACGGTGAACCGACGGAGGCCTCCTATGGCGTCCTTCAGTTCGGCACCACCGACTGCGAGGACACGACCGAGTGCCTCGACGACTCCAAGACCCAGTTCATCGTGGCCACCGCACCTGAGGAAGCCGACGTCGACCAGGTGGCGGTCGAAGGCACCCGTGAAGGCAACGGCACCCTCGAGATCGGGTCCCTGCTGCCCAAGACGGGCTCGCTCGCCTTCCTCGGCCCGCCGGAGTTTGCCGGCGTCGACCTGGCCGTCCAGGAGATGAACGAGGCCGGTGGCGTGCTCGGCAACGACGTCGTCCACATCGAGGGCGACTCGGGCGACACCGAGAACGGCGTTGCACCGAAGACGGTCAGCACCCTGCTGGCCAAGGATGTTGACGCCATCATCGGCGCCGCCTCCTCCTCGGTCAGCCTGTCGGTGATCGACACGATCGTGAACGCCGGCGTCATCATGTTCTCCCCGGCGAACACGTCCAAGGAGTTCTCGGACTACAACGACAAGGGCCTGTACTTCCGCAACGCCCCGTCCGACATCCTCCAGGGTTCCGTGTTGGCCGACGTCATCCTTGAGGACGGCCACCAGGCCGTGTTCATCCTCGCCCTGAACGACGACTACGGCACCGGCCTGGCCGATGACCTTCAGAAGTCGCTCGAGGCTGGTGGCGCCGAGGTGGTCGGCAAGGAAATCTACGACCCCAAGGCGACCGACTTCTCCGACATCGTTGGCAAGGCCAAGAGCGCCGACCCCGACGCGGTTGCGCTGATCGGATTCGACGAGAGCTCCAAGATCCTCTCGACGATGATCGAGCAGGGTATCGGCCCGTCAGCCGTGCCGGTGTACGGCGTGGACGGCAACATGGGGAACGCACTGGCCGAGAACTTCGAGGCCGGCAAGTAG
- a CDS encoding ammonium transporter: MDSGSLSWMMVCTALVLFMTPGLALFYGGLTRTKSTLNMMMMSLWCILVVPLVWVVLGYTLAFRSAGPFIGNLSAVGLRGISPFENVGVPEMAFVAFLATFAAITPALISGAVADRMKFSAWAIFVPVWSLLVYVPVTYWVANPEGWLKVRGSLDFAGGTSIHINAGIAALVAAVMLGKRKGWPSDGFLPHSMPLVLIGTAILWLGWFGFNAGSAGAADGHALAALMATFVGSSAGGLGWVLTERVRDGAFTTLGAASGVVAGLVAITPACAYVDPMGAIAIGLLAGVVCSQAVSLKRRFGYDDSLDVVGVHFVGGLVGSLMIGLLSNPGATGWEEGRGPGLAQPGLLFGGGLGLLGEQVLANAVTIVFSGVMTAGILYALSVTIGLRVDDETEVEGLDRAQHAETAYHQAGLAVGTRS, from the coding sequence ATGGATTCCGGATCGCTCAGTTGGATGATGGTCTGCACCGCGCTGGTGTTGTTCATGACCCCAGGTCTTGCGCTCTTCTACGGCGGCCTGACCCGCACCAAGAGCACGCTCAACATGATGATGATGAGTCTGTGGTGCATCCTCGTCGTGCCCCTTGTCTGGGTGGTGCTCGGCTACACGCTCGCCTTCCGAAGCGCGGGACCGTTCATCGGCAACCTCAGCGCTGTCGGCCTGCGGGGAATCTCCCCGTTTGAGAACGTCGGGGTGCCGGAGATGGCCTTCGTCGCCTTTCTGGCGACCTTTGCCGCCATCACCCCGGCGCTGATCTCCGGAGCTGTGGCGGATCGGATGAAGTTCTCGGCCTGGGCGATCTTCGTGCCCGTCTGGTCGCTGTTGGTGTATGTCCCGGTGACCTACTGGGTTGCCAACCCGGAGGGTTGGTTGAAGGTGCGAGGGTCGCTCGACTTTGCCGGTGGCACGTCGATTCACATCAATGCCGGCATCGCAGCGCTGGTTGCCGCCGTCATGCTGGGCAAGCGAAAGGGCTGGCCCAGCGACGGGTTCCTACCCCACTCGATGCCTCTGGTGCTGATCGGCACCGCCATCCTGTGGTTGGGCTGGTTCGGCTTCAACGCCGGCTCGGCCGGGGCCGCCGACGGCCACGCGCTGGCGGCGCTGATGGCCACGTTCGTGGGCTCCTCAGCCGGCGGGCTGGGCTGGGTGCTGACCGAACGCGTCCGCGACGGGGCGTTCACCACGCTGGGGGCGGCCTCGGGCGTGGTGGCCGGGCTGGTGGCGATCACCCCCGCCTGCGCCTACGTCGACCCGATGGGGGCGATCGCCATCGGCTTGCTGGCCGGGGTCGTGTGCTCCCAGGCGGTGTCGCTGAAGCGGCGCTTCGGCTACGACGACTCTCTCGACGTGGTGGGCGTGCACTTCGTCGGCGGGCTGGTCGGCTCGCTCATGATCGGGTTGTTGTCCAACCCGGGCGCAACCGGCTGGGAGGAGGGCCGTGGGCCTGGGCTGGCCCAGCCCGGGCTGCTGTTCGGCGGCGGTCTCGGCCTGCTGGGCGAGCAGGTGCTTGCCAACGCGGTCACCATCGTGTTCTCCGGGGTGATGACCGCCGGCATCTTGTACGCCCTGTCGGTCACGATCGGCCTGCGGGTCGACGATGAGACCGAGGTGGAGGGGCTCGACCGGGCCCAGCACGCCGAGACCGCCTACCACCAGGCCGGCCTGGCGGTCGGCACCCGGTCATGA
- a CDS encoding P-II family nitrogen regulator, with protein MKAITAIVKPFKLEDVRNALKEAGIAGLTVTEVQGVGRQGGHTETYRGAEYQVDFVPKLRIDVIVDDERAGAVVDAIVAAAATGKIGDGKVWVSPVEDLVRIRTGERGRDAV; from the coding sequence ATGAAGGCGATCACCGCAATCGTGAAGCCGTTCAAGCTCGAGGACGTCAGAAACGCCCTGAAGGAGGCCGGCATCGCCGGACTTACCGTGACCGAGGTGCAGGGCGTCGGGCGCCAGGGAGGGCACACCGAGACCTATCGGGGCGCCGAATATCAGGTCGATTTCGTCCCCAAGCTGCGCATCGACGTGATCGTCGACGACGAGCGGGCTGGAGCGGTCGTCGACGCCATCGTGGCGGCGGCGGCCACCGGCAAGATCGGCGACGGCAAGGTGTGGGTCAGCCCGGTGGAGGACCTGGTTCGGATCCGTACCGGCGAGCGGGGCCGGGACGCTGTCTAG
- a CDS encoding HD domain-containing protein — MALVGVGGTGRGDRAPGSDLDLIIVYDERVGDPPPAAMVDALWYPVWDSGIGLGHALRSIGGFLELADADLDTATSLFSLRHLAGDRAVTDRLQTAAEGQRSRLGSQWMRRLVDRTEQRHRRCGEVAHELEPDLKEGRGGLRDVHTLGWIETLGSPLPREVGRLIDEAEEVLWAVRAELHRVTGRPGNRLVLQEQATVAERLGYASADDLARSISAAAREVSWVIDDLWPELTSHRRRQPGADVVLRDDPDLAGEVVRVADEVMLVGQRHRMSDPRWARSADAAPLVQQGGDVSPQGERDVPPAGGRTAAMVDDAEWNLTSVLRLAVAAAERGLRLRRDTLVDLTELAPIPTPWDAQARRLFCRLVGAGPPAVGVIEALDRLGLWSAILPEWEAVRCAPQRNPYHRFTVDRHLTECAAMAAALAGRVDRPDLLVLGALFHDLGKGRPGDHSEVGAQLARGAMERMGFPAREVRVVATMVAHHLLLPDVATRRDLDDPTTVALITDHIHSVAEVRLLAALAEADGRATGPTAWGSWKAVLVRTLADRAVGALAGVAPEGDAPLAAPLGADLAVEGLLAARRPALTGEGDRLVVCWPDRPGLFARVAGVLALRSAQILAASASSWDGWAVEVFRVRTPSGEAPRWDSILPELQEALNSRLALRARLAERAEAEPARDWPGTMAEPTITFDEGTGVTVIEVATADRVGLAFSLASALAELDCTIVKATLSTLGPNAVDTFSVSEATGGPLADRRRVAAVRQALLHAAIA, encoded by the coding sequence GTGGCGCTGGTCGGTGTTGGCGGCACCGGGCGGGGCGATCGGGCGCCTGGCAGCGACCTCGACCTGATCATCGTGTACGACGAGCGGGTTGGTGACCCGCCGCCTGCGGCGATGGTCGACGCCCTGTGGTATCCGGTGTGGGATTCGGGGATCGGCCTTGGTCACGCGCTACGCAGCATCGGGGGATTCCTCGAGTTGGCCGATGCCGACCTCGACACCGCGACATCGCTGTTCAGCCTGCGCCACCTGGCGGGCGATCGGGCGGTCACCGATCGATTGCAGACCGCAGCCGAGGGCCAGCGCTCCCGTCTCGGGTCGCAGTGGATGCGGCGCCTGGTGGATAGGACCGAACAACGTCACCGACGCTGCGGTGAGGTTGCCCACGAACTCGAGCCCGACTTGAAGGAGGGCCGAGGCGGGTTGCGCGACGTCCACACGCTCGGCTGGATCGAGACGCTTGGGTCGCCGTTGCCCCGCGAGGTGGGGCGCCTGATCGATGAGGCCGAGGAGGTGCTGTGGGCGGTGCGGGCGGAGCTGCACCGGGTGACCGGACGGCCCGGTAACCGCCTGGTGCTCCAGGAGCAGGCCACCGTGGCCGAGCGGTTGGGATACGCGTCGGCCGACGACCTGGCCCGGTCGATCTCGGCCGCTGCGCGCGAGGTGTCGTGGGTGATCGATGACCTGTGGCCGGAGCTCACCAGCCACCGCCGCCGCCAGCCCGGTGCCGACGTCGTGCTGCGGGATGACCCCGATCTCGCAGGCGAGGTGGTTCGGGTGGCCGACGAGGTGATGTTGGTGGGGCAACGGCACCGGATGAGCGACCCCCGTTGGGCACGGTCCGCCGACGCTGCGCCGTTGGTACAACAGGGTGGCGACGTGTCCCCGCAGGGAGAACGCGACGTACCGCCGGCTGGAGGGCGGACCGCAGCGATGGTCGATGACGCCGAGTGGAACCTCACCAGCGTGCTTCGCCTGGCCGTGGCCGCCGCCGAACGTGGGCTGCGCCTGCGACGCGACACCCTCGTCGACCTGACCGAGCTGGCGCCGATCCCGACCCCATGGGATGCTCAGGCGAGACGCCTGTTCTGTCGGCTCGTCGGCGCCGGTCCGCCGGCGGTGGGGGTCATCGAGGCGCTCGACCGCCTCGGGTTGTGGTCGGCCATCCTCCCCGAGTGGGAGGCGGTTCGGTGCGCGCCTCAGCGCAACCCCTATCACCGCTTCACAGTCGATCGTCACCTCACCGAGTGCGCTGCGATGGCGGCGGCGCTGGCCGGACGGGTCGACCGGCCGGACCTCCTGGTGTTGGGAGCGCTGTTCCATGACCTGGGCAAGGGCCGGCCAGGTGACCACAGCGAGGTCGGTGCCCAGCTGGCCCGAGGGGCGATGGAGCGCATGGGGTTTCCCGCACGCGAAGTTCGAGTGGTCGCCACGATGGTGGCCCACCACCTGTTATTGCCCGATGTGGCGACCAGGCGAGACCTCGACGACCCGACCACCGTTGCCCTGATCACCGACCATATCCACTCGGTGGCCGAGGTGCGTTTGCTCGCCGCCCTGGCCGAGGCCGATGGGCGGGCCACCGGCCCGACCGCTTGGGGCTCGTGGAAAGCCGTGTTGGTGCGCACCCTCGCCGACCGGGCGGTGGGCGCCCTGGCCGGTGTGGCACCGGAGGGGGATGCTCCGTTGGCCGCACCGCTGGGGGCCGACCTTGCGGTCGAGGGCTTGTTGGCCGCCCGGCGACCGGCGTTGACGGGGGAGGGCGACCGTCTGGTCGTGTGTTGGCCCGATCGTCCCGGGTTGTTTGCCCGGGTTGCCGGCGTGCTGGCGCTGCGCAGTGCGCAGATCCTGGCTGCGTCGGCCTCGTCCTGGGACGGCTGGGCGGTCGAGGTGTTCCGCGTCCGCACGCCCTCGGGTGAGGCCCCGCGTTGGGACTCGATCCTCCCCGAGTTGCAGGAGGCCCTCAACTCGCGCCTGGCGCTGAGGGCCCGGCTGGCCGAACGGGCCGAAGCGGAGCCAGCACGGGACTGGCCGGGCACGATGGCCGAGCCGACGATCACCTTCGATGAGGGCACCGGCGTCACGGTGATCGAGGTGGCCACCGCCGACCGGGTGGGTCTGGCCTTCTCGCTGGCATCGGCCCTGGCGGAGTTGGACTGCACGATCGTCAAGGCCACCCTCAGCACGCTGGGCCCCAACGCGGTGGATACCTTTTCGGTGTCGGAGGCAACTGGCGGCCCGCTGGCCGATCGACGGCGCGTGGCGGCGGTGCGCCAGGCGCTTCTCCATGCGGCCATAGCGTGA
- a CDS encoding NUDIX hydrolase N-terminal domain-containing protein, with protein MERITESDLIRWSEALAGIARNGLGFTESLYEQERYEEVLAVATDMRMAARRTTLDPSQLVVESMKTATGYVTPKIAVGAVVGNDDGEILLIQRADSGVWLYPTGWADIGYSPAEVAEKEVGEETGIIARAESLIAVFDGLRRGFSAEPLYSLIFKLRPIGGTLVHHPLECLDVGWFDRDSLPEPLAGAGNWVDVAFDAIDGGGQAPFFDPPRSDVWIPEGEPLPTGEEPTATSENEEQTNG; from the coding sequence GTGGAACGCATCACCGAATCCGACCTCATCCGCTGGTCTGAGGCGCTCGCGGGCATCGCGCGCAACGGGTTGGGATTCACCGAAAGCCTCTACGAACAGGAGCGTTACGAGGAGGTGCTCGCCGTGGCGACCGACATGCGGATGGCCGCTCGTCGGACCACGCTCGACCCCTCCCAGCTGGTCGTCGAGTCGATGAAGACCGCCACCGGTTACGTCACCCCCAAGATTGCGGTTGGCGCGGTAGTCGGCAACGACGACGGCGAGATCCTGTTGATCCAGCGGGCCGATTCGGGCGTGTGGCTCTACCCGACCGGGTGGGCCGACATCGGCTACTCGCCGGCCGAGGTGGCCGAGAAGGAGGTGGGGGAGGAGACCGGCATCATCGCCCGGGCCGAATCGCTGATCGCCGTGTTTGACGGGCTGAGGCGCGGGTTCTCCGCCGAGCCGCTGTACTCGCTCATCTTCAAGCTGCGGCCGATCGGCGGCACCCTGGTCCATCACCCCCTCGAGTGCCTCGACGTCGGCTGGTTCGATCGGGACTCGCTACCCGAGCCGCTGGCGGGCGCCGGCAATTGGGTGGACGTCGCCTTTGACGCCATCGACGGCGGTGGGCAGGCTCCGTTCTTCGACCCGCCCCGCAGCGACGTGTGGATTCCCGAGGGCGAGCCCCTTCCAACCGGCGAAGAACCGACTGCGACGAGCGAGAACGAGGAGCAAACGAATGGTTGA
- a CDS encoding GNAT family N-acetyltransferase, which produces MVEVREVSEMEPGLTEAMAALLPQLSKSAPPLTEQVLAGVVTHEACHFLVAEEGGTLLGSLTLVVFPIPTGVRAWIEDVVVDGDARGKGVGAALNQFALEVAESLGARSVDLTSRPTREAANRLYKRLGFVQRDTNVYRHSG; this is translated from the coding sequence ATGGTTGAGGTACGCGAGGTCAGCGAGATGGAGCCCGGCCTCACCGAGGCGATGGCGGCATTGTTGCCGCAGCTGTCCAAGTCGGCCCCGCCCCTCACCGAGCAGGTTTTGGCCGGGGTCGTCACCCACGAGGCCTGTCACTTCCTTGTCGCCGAGGAGGGCGGGACGTTGCTCGGCAGCCTCACGTTGGTGGTGTTTCCCATCCCTACCGGCGTTCGGGCGTGGATCGAGGATGTCGTCGTCGATGGCGATGCTCGCGGCAAGGGTGTCGGTGCGGCGCTCAACCAGTTTGCGTTGGAGGTGGCGGAGTCGCTGGGCGCCCGTTCGGTCGACCTGACCAGCCGTCCCACCCGCGAGGCCGCCAACCGCCTGTACAAGCGCCTCGGGTTCGTGCAGCGCGACACCAACGTCTATCGCCACAGCGGCTGA
- a CDS encoding PQQ-dependent sugar dehydrogenase: MQEHLRHGQPGRALHHCPRPGRLRRGPPLDLGDVRHHGRGDGLPKPRRRRGVQCRCRSPHGRAGGPGVSADDQRQAVQLRSAPGDAGPLQQAHRCQPGGLRPHGLRAAHRHRTHRSRRVRRSPANAAAVASDQGTPRVARRWLGVAGAAVLLATSGCSDGGSGDGTSKSNSDETSAAPASSGPAVTATALDVELDAPTVVLGAADGTLLIAERAGTVRRVDPEAPSGSKLVLDVTADVGDTSGEKGLLGLAISPDEDELYASYTRAEDGASVIKIFPMGADGVAGASGREMLVVPQPFSNHNGGNLVVDDEGLLWFGLGDGGDAGDPDDNGQNPATLLGSMLRVRPTPDGDEPYEIPADNPFADGTTPDGAPSNNAEAAPEAWAYGLRNPWRFSFDSATGDLWIADVGQGEWEEINHLPANDGLGKGANFGWNRREGAHPYSDGPDPAAEPGDMIDPVFDYAHSDGRCSVTGGVVVRDSPGLADLDGVYLWADLCEGVLHGLQPADSGVTDLDLGAEVPGITSFGTAADGEVYAVSVDQNQLWRLTQSD, from the coding sequence ATGCAAGAACATCTTCGGCATGGCCAACCAGGGCGTGCGCTTCACCACTGCCCCCGACCGGGACGTCTTCGACGAGGACCGCCGCTTGATCTCGGCGATGTTCGGCACCACGGCCGAGGTGATGGCCTCCCGAAACCTCGACGCCGTCGAGGCGTTCAGTGCCGATGCCGAAGCCCTCATGGCCGAGCTGGAGGACCGGGTGTTTCAGCTGATGACCAGCGACAAGCCGTCCAGCTTCGGAGTGCCCCGGGCGATGCTGGCCCGCTACAGCAAGCGCATCGTTGCCAACCTGGAGGGCTCCGCCCGCACGGTCTCCGTGCCGCTCACCGGCACCGAACCCACCGATCTCGACGAGTGAGACGCTCCCCGGCGAACGCCGCCGCCGTGGCATCCGACCAAGGAACGCCTCGGGTGGCCCGGCGTTGGCTCGGGGTTGCCGGGGCGGCCGTGCTGCTCGCAACCTCCGGCTGTTCCGACGGCGGAAGCGGCGATGGCACCTCCAAGTCCAACTCGGATGAAACTTCTGCGGCTCCGGCATCCTCCGGGCCGGCGGTCACCGCCACCGCGCTCGACGTCGAACTGGATGCCCCCACCGTGGTGCTGGGGGCCGCCGACGGCACGCTCCTCATCGCCGAGCGGGCGGGCACGGTCCGTCGGGTCGACCCCGAAGCTCCGTCGGGCTCCAAGCTGGTGCTCGACGTCACCGCCGACGTGGGCGACACGTCGGGCGAGAAGGGGTTGTTGGGCCTGGCCATCTCCCCCGACGAGGACGAGCTGTACGCCAGCTACACCCGAGCCGAGGACGGCGCCAGCGTCATCAAGATCTTCCCGATGGGGGCCGACGGCGTGGCCGGCGCCTCGGGCCGGGAGATGCTGGTCGTCCCGCAGCCGTTCTCCAACCACAACGGCGGCAACCTCGTCGTCGACGACGAGGGGCTGCTGTGGTTCGGGCTGGGCGATGGTGGCGACGCCGGCGACCCGGATGACAACGGCCAGAACCCCGCCACCCTGCTCGGGTCGATGCTGCGGGTGCGGCCGACACCGGACGGCGATGAACCCTACGAGATCCCCGCTGACAACCCGTTCGCCGACGGCACCACTCCCGACGGGGCTCCATCCAACAACGCTGAGGCGGCCCCGGAGGCGTGGGCGTACGGCCTACGCAATCCGTGGCGCTTCAGCTTCGACTCGGCCACCGGCGACTTGTGGATCGCCGACGTCGGTCAGGGCGAGTGGGAGGAGATCAACCACCTCCCCGCCAACGATGGCCTGGGCAAGGGCGCCAACTTCGGTTGGAACCGTCGCGAGGGTGCGCACCCGTACTCCGACGGACCCGACCCGGCCGCCGAACCGGGCGACATGATCGACCCGGTGTTCGACTACGCCCACTCCGACGGTCGTTGCTCGGTGACCGGCGGCGTCGTCGTGCGCGACTCTCCCGGCCTGGCTGACCTCGACGGGGTCTACCTGTGGGCCGACCTGTGTGAGGGTGTGCTGCACGGGTTGCAGCCCGCCGACAGCGGTGTGACCGACCTCGACCTGGGGGCCGAAGTGCCCGGCATCACCAGCTTCGGCACCGCAGCCGACGGTGAGGTCTATGCCGTCTCGGTCGACCAGAACCAGCTCTGGCGCCTCACCCAAAGCGACTGA
- a CDS encoding Na/Pi symporter gives MRALLVFGLLYLFLVGISVLENGISSLGEGVQEQLFTSVNNPIAALCVGILATVLAQSSSVTTSTIVGLVGTGLLPVEAAVPMIMGANIGTTVTATLVSLGHLRRSNEMRDAFAAATVHDYFNLLAVAVLLPLELTTHLLARSATWLTDRLVGRGGGTFNSPIQAAVKGPARWVRSVVEATGASGTLLGVLLIVVGLLFIFLALAFITSNMKALVADRMEQSINAFLARSGGAAAMLLGLVITMAVQSSSITTSIMVPLAASGVLTLRSVYPVTLGANVGTTITGILASLAISRPEALTIALVHTLFNIGGILLFYPVPAMREIPLRLATATGEFAGRRPVAVVSAVGFCFVVVPALGIAILR, from the coding sequence GTGCGGGCACTGCTCGTTTTCGGGCTGCTGTACCTGTTCCTCGTCGGCATCTCCGTTCTGGAAAACGGCATCTCCTCGCTGGGCGAAGGCGTCCAGGAACAGCTTTTCACCAGCGTCAACAACCCGATCGCGGCGTTGTGCGTCGGCATCCTCGCCACCGTTCTGGCCCAGTCCTCGTCGGTGACCACCTCGACCATCGTCGGCCTGGTCGGCACCGGGTTGTTGCCGGTCGAGGCGGCGGTGCCCATGATCATGGGCGCCAACATCGGCACCACCGTCACCGCCACGCTGGTGTCGCTCGGGCACCTGCGCCGCTCCAACGAGATGCGCGATGCCTTCGCCGCCGCCACCGTGCACGACTACTTCAACCTGCTTGCGGTTGCGGTGCTGTTACCCCTGGAGTTGACCACCCACTTGCTGGCCCGCTCGGCGACGTGGCTGACCGACAGGCTGGTCGGCCGCGGCGGCGGCACCTTCAACAGCCCGATCCAGGCGGCGGTCAAGGGCCCGGCCAGGTGGGTACGGTCGGTGGTGGAAGCCACCGGGGCGTCGGGCACCCTGCTCGGGGTGTTGTTGATCGTCGTCGGGCTGTTGTTCATCTTCTTGGCGTTGGCATTCATCACCAGCAACATGAAGGCGCTGGTCGCCGACCGGATGGAACAGTCGATCAACGCCTTCCTCGCCCGCAGCGGCGGTGCGGCGGCGATGCTGTTGGGCCTGGTGATCACGATGGCTGTGCAGTCCTCGTCGATCACCACGTCGATCATGGTGCCCCTCGCCGCCTCCGGGGTGCTGACGCTGCGCAGCGTCTACCCGGTGACCCTCGGGGCCAACGTGGGCACCACGATCACGGGGATCCTCGCCTCGCTGGCCATTTCCAGGCCCGAGGCCCTCACGATCGCCCTGGTGCACACCCTGTTCAACATCGGCGGTATCCTGCTGTTCTATCCCGTTCCGGCAATGCGGGAGATCCCGCTCCGCCTGGCCACCGCCACGGGAGAGTTCGCCGGTCGCCGGCCAGTCGCCGTCGTGTCGGCTGTCGGTTTTTGTTTCGTCGTGGTCCCGGCTCTCGGGATCGCCATCCTGAGGTGA
- a CDS encoding GtrA family protein, whose translation MHTAEDIWEEVPAKTSTDRIKKLWNHHQFRKLLRYSAVSLVFVPLGQILLQLFHWWLGIAVVPAQLIAATILTPPNFLANKYYVWRHANRDKVRTEVIVFWVSAVLGTAFAAYCLYLVDGWLPEDTTAAWVRALGIFAAQLIGYGVVWAARFVFLDKLVFTVTHLNEDETSEVVADVSGDLFPGVVFDGASPDVPGPAASPDAEVATVDDDSDKSSVPGS comes from the coding sequence ATGCATACCGCCGAAGACATCTGGGAGGAGGTTCCCGCAAAAACCTCCACCGACCGGATCAAGAAGCTGTGGAACCATCACCAGTTCCGCAAGCTGCTTCGCTACTCGGCGGTGTCGCTGGTGTTCGTGCCCCTGGGGCAGATCCTCCTTCAGTTGTTCCACTGGTGGCTGGGCATTGCTGTGGTGCCAGCGCAGCTGATCGCCGCCACCATCCTGACCCCACCCAACTTCCTGGCCAACAAGTACTACGTGTGGCGTCACGCCAACCGAGACAAGGTGCGCACCGAGGTCATCGTCTTCTGGGTGTCGGCCGTGCTCGGTACCGCCTTCGCCGCTTACTGTCTGTACCTGGTCGACGGTTGGCTGCCCGAGGACACCACCGCCGCCTGGGTGCGCGCCCTGGGCATCTTCGCTGCCCAGCTGATCGGCTACGGCGTCGTGTGGGCCGCCCGGTTTGTCTTCCTGGACAAGCTGGTGTTCACGGTGACCCACCTGAACGAAGACGAAACTTCCGAGGTCGTCGCTGACGTCAGCGGCGACCTCTTCCCCGGTGTCGTCTTTGACGGCGCCTCCCCCGATGTCCCCGGGCCGGCAGCGAGCCCCGACGCCGAGGTGGCTACCGTCGATGACGACTCCGACAAGTCGTCCGTCCCCGGCAGTTAA
- a CDS encoding class I SAM-dependent methyltransferase: MPPDEGLALHAAAVAALTAVGSAPMLEIGSYCGKSALYLGSAARDAGRVLFALDHHRGSEENQAGWEHHDADLVDPDLDLLDTLATFRSTIHEVGLERVVVALVGHSEVVAPVWGSMLALLFIDGGHGSEPAHRDYELWTPHVAPGGTLAIHDVFPDPNDGGRPPYEIYLRAIESGEFVETGHTGSLRLLRRV; encoded by the coding sequence ATGCCGCCCGACGAAGGGCTGGCGCTGCACGCCGCAGCTGTCGCCGCACTCACAGCCGTCGGGTCGGCACCCATGTTGGAGATCGGGTCGTACTGCGGAAAGTCGGCGCTCTATCTAGGATCGGCTGCTCGCGACGCGGGGCGAGTGTTGTTTGCGCTCGATCATCATCGGGGCTCCGAGGAAAACCAGGCCGGCTGGGAACATCACGACGCCGATCTCGTCGACCCGGACCTCGATCTCCTCGACACGCTGGCCACCTTCCGCAGCACGATCCATGAGGTGGGGCTCGAGCGGGTGGTCGTCGCGCTGGTCGGGCACTCGGAGGTGGTGGCGCCGGTGTGGGGGTCGATGCTGGCCCTGTTGTTCATCGACGGCGGCCACGGCAGCGAGCCGGCCCACCGCGACTACGAGCTGTGGACTCCCCACGTTGCCCCGGGTGGCACACTGGCGATCCACGACGTGTTTCCCGACCCAAACGACGGCGGGCGCCCGCCCTATGAGATCTATCTGCGGGCCATCGAGTCCGGCGAGTTCGTCGAGACCGGCCACACCGGCTCGCTCCGCCTGCTACGGCGCGTCTGA